In one Candidatus Nealsonbacteria bacterium genomic region, the following are encoded:
- the rpoC gene encoding DNA-directed RNA polymerase subunit beta' — protein sequence MRVENLEAIRIKIASPEEILSWSYGEVTKPETINYRTQRAEKDGLFCQKIFGPERDYQCYCGKYKRIRYKGIVCDRCGVEVTKSSVRRKRMGHIKLAAPVSHIWFLKGIPSRMGMFLDISMQQLERVIYFSSYIVTSVNKEAKRDVLESINKEYKRKEKKLKSELKEKRKGTKLLKSDLQALRIARNKAKGNVLSIEPLKILSEVKYRDFSLKYGEVFEAGTGAESLRRIFEKIDLKKEIKKLKKELEQVSGQKRKKTLRRLKLFQIMDSTNIRPEWMFLTVLPVLPSGLRPMVQLDGGRYASSDLNDLYRRVINRNNRLKYLLEIGAPEVIIRNEKRMLQEAVDSLIDNGMRRGTTTRATTGGRRLLKSLADILKGKQGRFRQNLLGKRVDYSGRSVIVVGPELKFNQVGLPKKMALELFKPFVIKKLLEKELAYNVRGASRLIDDETDEVWESLEEVVKEKLILLNRAPTLHRLGIQAFYPILIEGEAIRIHPMVCNAFNADFDGDQMAVHVPLSDMAQKEVKERMLSGLNVLKPANGMPVVSINQDIILGCYWLTDIWENEKGEGKTFITPDEAVLSYNLGKISPKAKIKVNIKGFKNKVQKLKKEKSSHLIETSAGRILFNEALPADFPFQNRLIKIKDLKKILGEIIEKYPKDVIEATLDEIKDLGFEYSTLAGITWGVDDLIIPEEKKKILDIAQKEEEKVENYFKKGLLSPEERSVKIISIWSRVKLEIEREVPKTLPKRGSVFQMIDAGSKGSWTQAVQMSGMKGLVINPVGEIIELPVKSCYKEGLSVLEYFISTHGARKGTADKALRTSSAGYLTRRLIDVSHEVIVSKEDCKDKTGIEILREDADEIGQDFLLKIVGRVCLGDVKTKKDAGVKVICKKGEIIDWEKGKKIIEAKIEKIKIRSPLSCKCIRGICQKCYGWDLGNNKLIKLGEAVGIVAAQAIGEPGTQLTMRTFHTGGVAGGIDITFGLPRIQELFEVRIPKGEAVISLTDGKVVEITQEKVLKIKSQKSKKKSDILEYQIPPQSAIWVKLGEIIKKGQQLSEGSLDIKKLFKLTDKEETWHYIIKEIQKIYVSQGVQIHDKHLEIIIRQMFSRVKVKDSGDSPFIPGEIIEKARLTEENLKIKKRNSKVKLASLKKKTSQLATASPVLLGISKVALTTESFLSAASFQETSRVLIKAAIEGKEDKLLGLKENVIIGKLIPAGTGFGKEML from the coding sequence ATGAGAGTAGAAAACTTAGAAGCAATCAGAATAAAAATAGCCTCGCCAGAGGAGATTTTATCATGGAGCTACGGTGAGGTTACTAAACCGGAAACTATTAACTATCGAACTCAAAGAGCTGAAAAGGATGGACTTTTTTGCCAAAAAATATTTGGACCAGAAAGAGACTATCAGTGTTATTGCGGCAAGTATAAAAGAATTCGCTACAAAGGTATAGTTTGTGATAGATGCGGAGTGGAAGTAACAAAGTCATCTGTACGGAGAAAAAGAATGGGTCATATTAAGTTAGCCGCTCCTGTCTCACATATATGGTTTTTAAAAGGTATTCCATCAAGAATGGGAATGTTTTTGGATATTTCAATGCAGCAATTAGAAAGGGTAATTTATTTTTCCTCTTATATTGTGACCAGTGTGAATAAGGAAGCAAAGAGAGATGTTTTGGAAAGTATTAATAAAGAGTACAAAAGGAAAGAAAAAAAATTAAAATCTGAGCTTAAAGAAAAAAGAAAAGGAACTAAATTATTAAAATCTGACCTTCAAGCATTGAGAATAGCAAGAAACAAGGCAAAAGGAAATGTTTTATCAATTGAACCTTTAAAAATTTTATCTGAGGTTAAATATCGTGATTTCTCTTTGAAATATGGAGAAGTTTTTGAAGCAGGAACAGGAGCTGAGAGTTTAAGAAGAATATTTGAGAAGATTGACCTGAAAAAAGAAATCAAAAAGCTAAAAAAAGAATTAGAGCAAGTTAGCGGTCAGAAAAGAAAAAAAACTCTAAGAAGATTAAAACTTTTTCAGATAATGGATTCAACAAACATTCGTCCCGAATGGATGTTTTTGACGGTTCTACCTGTTTTACCTTCTGGTTTACGGCCAATGGTTCAATTGGATGGAGGAAGATACGCCTCCTCTGATTTAAACGATTTATACAGAAGAGTAATCAATCGAAATAATAGATTAAAGTATCTTTTGGAAATCGGAGCTCCTGAGGTAATCATTAGAAATGAAAAGAGGATGTTACAGGAAGCGGTAGATTCTTTAATTGATAATGGTATGAGGAGAGGAACAACCACCCGGGCAACAACAGGAGGAAGAAGATTATTAAAGTCTTTAGCTGATATACTTAAAGGTAAACAGGGTAGATTCAGGCAAAATCTTTTAGGAAAGAGAGTTGATTATTCTGGAAGGTCAGTAATAGTGGTGGGGCCTGAATTAAAATTTAATCAGGTGGGTTTACCAAAAAAGATGGCCTTAGAACTCTTTAAGCCATTTGTTATTAAAAAACTTTTGGAAAAAGAACTTGCTTATAATGTCAGAGGAGCTTCAAGATTAATTGATGATGAAACTGATGAAGTTTGGGAATCTTTAGAAGAAGTGGTAAAAGAAAAGTTAATTTTACTAAATCGAGCGCCCACCCTGCATAGATTAGGTATTCAGGCTTTTTACCCCATACTAATTGAAGGAGAAGCAATTAGGATTCATCCAATGGTTTGTAATGCATTTAATGCTGACTTTGATGGAGACCAAATGGCTGTTCACGTACCTCTATCCGATATGGCACAAAAAGAAGTAAAAGAACGAATGTTGTCTGGCTTAAATGTTTTAAAACCTGCTAACGGAATGCCCGTTGTTAGCATTAATCAAGATATTATTTTAGGCTGTTATTGGTTGACCGATATATGGGAAAACGAAAAAGGAGAGGGAAAAACTTTTATAACTCCAGACGAAGCAGTTTTGTCATATAATCTTGGCAAAATTAGTCCTAAGGCAAAAATAAAAGTAAACATTAAAGGCTTTAAAAATAAAGTTCAAAAACTCAAAAAAGAAAAATCTTCTCACTTAATTGAGACCTCTGCAGGTAGAATTTTATTCAACGAAGCTCTACCCGCAGATTTTCCTTTTCAGAACAGACTAATTAAAATAAAAGATTTAAAGAAGATTTTAGGAGAGATTATTGAGAAGTATCCAAAAGATGTTATCGAAGCTACGCTTGATGAAATTAAAGATTTAGGATTTGAGTATTCTACTTTAGCTGGTATTACCTGGGGAGTAGATGATTTAATTATACCTGAAGAAAAAAAGAAAATTTTGGACATAGCTCAAAAAGAAGAGGAAAAAGTTGAAAATTATTTCAAAAAAGGACTTCTTTCTCCTGAAGAAAGATCGGTTAAAATAATCAGTATTTGGAGCAGGGTGAAATTAGAGATAGAGAGAGAAGTTCCAAAAACATTGCCAAAAAGAGGTTCCGTCTTTCAAATGATTGACGCAGGATCTAAAGGCTCGTGGACCCAGGCTGTTCAAATGAGTGGGATGAAAGGTTTGGTTATAAATCCGGTAGGGGAAATTATTGAGTTACCGGTGAAAAGTTGCTATAAAGAGGGGCTTTCAGTTCTTGAGTACTTTATCTCCACTCACGGAGCCAGGAAAGGAACAGCAGATAAAGCCTTAAGAACTTCCAGCGCAGGATATTTAACCAGAAGGTTAATTGATGTTTCTCACGAAGTGATAGTTTCAAAGGAAGATTGTAAGGATAAGACAGGGATTGAGATTTTAAGAGAGGATGCCGACGAGATTGGTCAGGATTTCCTTCTTAAAATTGTAGGAAGGGTTTGTTTAGGAGATGTGAAGACTAAGAAGGATGCCGGTGTAAAAGTAATTTGCAAGAAAGGGGAAATTATTGACTGGGAGAAAGGGAAAAAAATTATTGAGGCCAAAATTGAAAAAATAAAAATTCGTTCTCCTTTATCCTGTAAATGTATTAGGGGGATTTGTCAAAAATGTTACGGTTGGGATTTGGGAAATAATAAATTAATTAAATTAGGAGAAGCGGTTGGAATTGTGGCTGCTCAGGCAATTGGCGAGCCGGGAACCCAGTTAACAATGAGGACCTTCCATACGGGAGGAGTAGCAGGAGGAATAGATATTACTTTTGGTTTACCGAGAATTCAGGAGCTTTTTGAGGTTCGAATTCCAAAAGGTGAGGCAGTAATTTCTTTAACCGATGGGAAAGTAGTGGAAATTACACAAGAAAAAGTGTTAAAGATTAAAAGTCAAAAATCCAAGAAAAAATCTGATATTCTGGAATATCAAATCCCTCCGCAATCAGCCATTTGGGTAAAATTAGGAGAAATTATTAAAAAGGGACAACAACTTTCTGAAGGAAGTTTGGATATAAAAAAGTTGTTTAAATTAACAGATAAAGAAGAAACATGGCATTATATAATAAAGGAAATTCAAAAGATATATGTTTCTCAAGGAGTTCAAATCCATGATAAACACTTAGAGATTATTATTCGGCAGATGTTTTCCAGAGTGAAAGTCAAAGATTCCGGCGATAGTCCTTTTATTCCGGGTGAAATTATTGAAAAAGCAAGACTTACTGAAGAAAATCTTAAGATAAAAAAAAGAAACAGTAAGGTAAAATTAGCATCCTTAAAGAAGAAAACTTCTCAATTAGCTACGGCCTCTCCAGTTTTATTGGGAATTTCAAAGGTGGCTTTAACAACAGAGTCATTCTTATCTGCCGCTTCCTTTCAGGAAACCTCACGGGTTTTAATTAAGGCAGCAATTGAAGGGAAAGAAGATAAACTTTTAGGTCTCAAAGAAAATGTGATTATTGGAAAGTTAATACCGGCAGGTACAGGTTTTGGTAAAGAAATGTTATAA
- the rodA gene encoding rod shape-determining protein RodA — protein sequence MLIHSKKLDWTLIIFALLLISIGLLAIYSSSIGRKDFFAFKKQIVFLGIGFFLMLIISFFDWRLLLEDPYLILILYFLCLVLLGGLFFFAPEIRGVRSWYKIGPVSFDPIEFTKIVLIVLLAKYFSRRHVEMYRVIHILISGFYVFSPALLIFFQPDLGSVLILLSLWMGILIISGIKLRHFLALLLLGVLILILSWSTILKDYQKERILSFIRPQISDPLEVGWSQRQAKIAIGSGGIYGQGIGKGSQSQYGFLPEPKTDFIFSVIAEEMGLIGVGILLLLFVVLIWRILKIAVFSNSNFCRLFAAGFAILLLSQIFIHIGMNIGLLPIIGISLPLISYGGSSLIATFIGLGMLQSMKANP from the coding sequence ATTTTAATTCACAGTAAAAAATTGGATTGGACCTTAATTATTTTTGCTTTACTTTTAATAAGTATTGGTCTTTTAGCAATATATAGTTCTTCAATCGGCAGGAAAGATTTTTTCGCTTTTAAAAAACAAATTGTCTTTTTAGGAATAGGATTTTTTTTGATGCTCATAATTAGTTTTTTTGATTGGCGTTTGCTTTTAGAAGACCCTTATTTAATTTTGATTCTTTATTTTTTATGCCTCGTTTTGTTAGGAGGTTTATTCTTTTTTGCCCCTGAAATAAGGGGAGTTAGGTCCTGGTATAAAATAGGTCCTGTTTCTTTTGACCCGATAGAATTTACAAAAATTGTTTTAATTGTTTTGTTGGCAAAATACTTTTCAAGGAGACATGTTGAAATGTACAGGGTAATTCATATCTTAATTTCAGGTTTCTATGTTTTTTCCCCCGCTCTTTTAATTTTTTTTCAACCTGATTTAGGTTCTGTTTTAATTTTACTGAGTTTATGGATGGGAATTTTGATTATTTCAGGAATTAAATTGCGCCATTTTTTAGCATTGCTTTTGTTGGGAGTTTTAATTTTAATTTTAAGTTGGTCAACCATTTTAAAAGATTACCAGAAAGAGAGGATTTTGAGTTTTATTAGACCTCAAATATCCGACCCACTTGAAGTGGGGTGGAGCCAGAGACAGGCAAAGATTGCCATAGGTTCTGGCGGAATCTATGGACAAGGAATAGGTAAAGGTTCTCAATCTCAATACGGATTCTTACCCGAACCAAAGACTGATTTTATCTTCTCTGTTATAGCAGAAGAAATGGGGCTGATTGGAGTCGGAATTTTACTTTTATTATTTGTTGTTTTAATCTGGCGTATTTTGAAAATTGCTGTTTTTAGTAACTCAAATTTTTGCCGTCTTTTTGCCGCAGGTTTTGCTATTCTTTTACTTTCACAAATCTTTATTCATATTGGTATGAATATCGGTCTTCTTCCTATAATTGGAATTTCTTTACCATTAATAAGCTATGGGGGTTCGAGCTTAATTGCCACTTTTATCGGGTTAGGGATGCTTCAGAGTATGAAAGCTAACCCTTAG
- a CDS encoding DNA-directed RNA polymerase subunit beta, translated as MQRTRIKNFAKSKIHLPLPYLLSLQKESWRSFCDKELKQLFQEISPIRDYTKKEFELWFLDYKLKEPKYKSDFEAKKNNDSYEAPLIIKTRLVNLKTKDIKEQEVFLCDFPLQTERGTFVVNGVERVVISQLIRSPGAFFTRRRLSGRNCFGAKIIPNRGSWLEFETDSSGAIGVKIDRKRKVAATTLLRAFGIDNDLSIKEKFQDVNKGEVDHIKETLKRDLTHNQAEALVEIYQRLRPGDMVTPDTAKELIENMFFNFERYDLSKVGRWRMWSRLPELKTKISSKKKDKTQNLNEEITISDRVLKPEDVIAVLREIIRLSNNPEAKPDQIDHLGNRRVRPFTELLVNRLRVGFMRMERIVRDRMSTLDVHVLTPSQLINPKPVMVIVKQFFMSSQMSQFMDNQNPLAELEHKRRLSATGPGGLTRERAGFEVRDVQPSHYGRICPIQSPEGSNIGLVNHLASFARINSYGFLETPYIKVEKGKITSNVRYFNAYEEEKYNIASGVIPIDKKGNIISKNVEARVKGKPDIIDKKELDFIDVSPEQPISIATSLIPFLQNDDANRALMGSNMQRQSVPLINPEPPLVMTGLEKRVAEDSGQAVISQESGKVIEVDADHIKVKTSKSKILNFELKTFVRTNQYTCFHQKPIVKKGQKIKKGQLLTEGGAISKGYLSLGQNILVAFMPWRGGNFEDAILISERLVKDDAYTSIHIESFSCDVRETKLGPEITTGDIPNVSEEKLKDLDEEGVIRIGAEVGPNDILVGKISPKGKEELTPEERLLKAIFGEKAKEVKDSSLRMEHGKRGRIVGVKVFSRELGDKLEPGVIKRVEVEVAHIRKVQAGDKLAGRHGNKGVISKVLPIEEMPFLADGTPIDIIISPLSVVSRMNLGQVLETHLGLAAKNLGYYAITPALSGATGEDIKKELKEAGFPEGGKIQLFDGRTGFPFSEKITVGFIYMMKLIHMVEDKIHMRSIGPYSLITQQPLGGKAQFGGQRFGEMEVWALEGYGAAHTLQEMLTIKSDDVLGRASTYESILKGEEIKAPNIPASFDLLVNELKALGLNVEVKEKEKEERK; from the coding sequence ATGCAAAGAACAAGAATAAAGAACTTTGCCAAGTCCAAAATCCATTTACCATTACCTTATTTATTAAGCCTGCAAAAAGAGAGCTGGCGAAGTTTTTGCGATAAAGAATTGAAACAATTATTTCAAGAAATTTCTCCTATTCGAGATTATACTAAAAAAGAATTTGAGCTTTGGTTTTTGGATTATAAATTGAAGGAACCGAAATATAAATCAGACTTTGAGGCAAAAAAGAATAACGATTCATATGAAGCACCCCTGATTATTAAAACAAGACTTGTTAATCTAAAAACTAAAGACATAAAAGAGCAAGAAGTATTTTTGTGTGACTTCCCCTTACAAACCGAAAGGGGAACTTTTGTTGTTAATGGAGTTGAAAGAGTAGTTATTTCTCAATTAATTCGTTCTCCAGGAGCATTTTTCACCAGGAGGAGACTTTCGGGAAGGAATTGTTTTGGGGCAAAAATTATTCCCAACAGAGGATCCTGGTTAGAATTCGAAACAGATTCTTCAGGAGCAATAGGGGTAAAGATTGATAGGAAAAGAAAGGTGGCTGCCACAACACTTCTAAGAGCTTTTGGTATTGATAATGACCTGTCAATTAAAGAGAAGTTTCAAGACGTCAATAAGGGAGAAGTTGACCATATTAAAGAGACCTTAAAAAGAGACCTGACTCATAACCAGGCAGAAGCTTTAGTTGAGATTTACCAGAGGTTGAGGCCTGGAGATATGGTTACTCCTGATACTGCCAAGGAATTAATAGAAAATATGTTTTTTAATTTTGAAAGATATGATTTGTCAAAAGTTGGAAGATGGAGGATGTGGTCGAGATTACCAGAATTAAAAACAAAGATTAGTTCGAAGAAAAAAGATAAAACTCAAAACTTAAATGAAGAAATAACAATTTCAGACAGAGTTTTAAAACCGGAGGATGTTATAGCAGTATTGAGAGAAATTATTAGACTGAGCAATAATCCCGAGGCAAAACCTGACCAGATTGACCATTTGGGGAATAGAAGAGTAAGACCTTTCACAGAGTTGCTGGTTAATAGGCTGAGAGTAGGGTTTATGAGAATGGAAAGGATTGTTAGAGATAGAATGTCAACATTAGATGTTCATGTTTTAACCCCAAGCCAGTTAATTAATCCAAAACCAGTAATGGTGATAGTGAAGCAATTTTTTATGTCAAGCCAAATGTCCCAATTCATGGATAATCAAAATCCCTTAGCTGAATTAGAACACAAAAGGAGATTATCGGCTACAGGTCCTGGCGGTTTAACAAGAGAGAGAGCCGGTTTTGAGGTGAGAGATGTTCAGCCTTCTCACTATGGGAGAATTTGTCCAATTCAAAGCCCAGAGGGATCAAATATTGGGTTGGTAAATCACTTAGCTAGTTTTGCCAGAATTAACTCTTATGGTTTTTTAGAAACCCCCTATATTAAAGTTGAAAAGGGGAAAATAACCTCTAATGTTAGATATTTTAATGCTTATGAGGAGGAAAAATACAATATTGCCTCAGGAGTAATACCTATTGATAAAAAAGGCAATATTATATCTAAAAACGTAGAGGCTAGAGTAAAAGGGAAACCAGACATAATTGATAAAAAGGAGTTAGATTTTATCGATGTTTCTCCGGAACAACCAATTTCTATTGCTACTTCTCTAATTCCCTTTTTACAAAACGACGATGCTAACAGAGCTCTTATGGGTTCAAACATGCAACGACAATCAGTTCCTCTCATTAATCCAGAACCCCCTTTGGTAATGACGGGATTGGAAAAAAGAGTTGCTGAGGATTCAGGACAAGCAGTTATTAGTCAGGAGAGCGGAAAAGTTATTGAGGTTGATGCTGACCATATTAAAGTCAAAACTTCAAAATCTAAAATCTTAAATTTTGAGCTGAAAACTTTTGTTAGAACAAATCAATATACTTGTTTTCACCAAAAGCCGATAGTAAAAAAAGGTCAAAAGATAAAGAAAGGGCAACTTCTGACCGAAGGTGGTGCGATTTCAAAGGGATATTTATCTTTAGGTCAAAATATTTTAGTGGCTTTTATGCCCTGGCGGGGAGGAAATTTTGAAGATGCTATTTTAATTTCAGAAAGACTTGTAAAAGATGATGCTTACACTTCAATTCATATTGAGAGTTTTAGCTGTGATGTTAGAGAAACTAAATTAGGACCTGAAATAACGACAGGTGATATTCCTAATGTTTCCGAAGAAAAACTGAAAGATTTGGATGAAGAAGGAGTGATTCGAATTGGAGCAGAGGTTGGACCAAACGATATTTTAGTTGGGAAGATTTCTCCAAAAGGTAAAGAAGAGCTAACACCGGAAGAAAGATTGTTAAAAGCAATTTTTGGAGAAAAGGCAAAAGAAGTAAAAGATAGTTCATTAAGAATGGAACATGGAAAGAGAGGCAGGATTGTGGGAGTTAAAGTTTTTTCCAGGGAGTTAGGAGACAAACTTGAACCCGGAGTTATAAAGAGAGTTGAAGTTGAAGTAGCACATATTAGAAAAGTTCAAGCAGGAGATAAGTTAGCGGGCAGACATGGAAATAAAGGTGTAATTTCAAAAGTATTACCAATAGAAGAGATGCCCTTTTTAGCAGATGGTACTCCCATAGACATTATTATTAGTCCTTTAAGCGTAGTTTCGAGAATGAATTTAGGTCAGGTTCTGGAAACCCACTTGGGTTTGGCGGCTAAAAACCTTGGATATTATGCTATTACTCCTGCGCTTTCTGGAGCGACTGGAGAAGATATAAAGAAAGAACTTAAAGAAGCAGGATTTCCCGAAGGAGGAAAAATTCAACTTTTCGACGGGAGAACAGGTTTTCCTTTTTCGGAAAAGATTACCGTAGGTTTTATATATATGATGAAGTTAATTCACATGGTTGAAGATAAAATTCATATGCGCTCTATTGGTCCTTACTCTTTAATTACCCAGCAACCATTGGGAGGGAAAGCCCAGTTCGGTGGACAGAGATTTGGTGAGATGGAGGTTTGGGCTTTAGAGGGATATGGCGCAGCTCATACACTCCAGGAAATGTTAACTATAAAATCTGATGATGTTTTAGGAAGAGCATCAACCTATGAGTCAATCTTGAAAGGAGAAGAAATAAAAGCACCTAATATTCCAGCCTCCTTTGACCTTTTAGTTAACGAATTAAAGGCATTAGGATTGAATGTGGAAGTGAAAGAGAAAGAAAAAGAAGAAAGAAAATAA
- the ligA gene encoding NAD-dependent DNA ligase LigA: protein MKKKEVKKRIEKLKKVINYHRYLYHVLNKQEISAPALDSLKHELYKLEQQFPEFISPDSPTQRVAGRPLKGFKKVEHKVPMLSIEDIFSEKELQEWEDYLKRLIPSQKFEWFAELKIDGFAITLLYKNGILERGATRGNGKVGEDVTQNLKTIESIPLKIRIHSLPDFDFNLSKETKNNIERLINWGMIEIRGEVYMEKRDFEKLNKKMQKRGEKTFANPRNLAAGSIRQLDPTIAGSRPLKFFAYDIITNLGQKKHSQEHKILSMLGFKTDLGKECKNLTEVINYYAETSEKRENFPFQIDGVVLSVDNNQLFDKLGVVGKSPKGIRAFKFPSKQAATIIKDIKLQIGRTGAVTPVAVLKPVEIDGVVISRATLHNEDEIKKLGVRIGDTVIVERAGDVIPSVSKVLPKLRTGKEEKFKMPRFCPSCQTKLVKPEKEVVWRCLNPKCFARRRKYFYHFISKGAFDVVGLGPKIINKLIEEGLVSDPADLFNLKEGDISLLERFAEKSAKNLITAIQSKKEITLPKFIFALGIRNVGEKTAYLLAKKFGSIENLKKASPSDLERIRDIGFAVADSIYDFFHKKRNLELLKKLKKAGVKIGRKERTKYQPLRGRTFVLTGALETLTRDEAKKRIRELGGEISESVSEKIDYVIVGEKPGSKLKEVKKFGIKRIGEQEFLKLIQ, encoded by the coding sequence ATGAAAAAAAAGGAAGTTAAAAAAAGAATAGAAAAACTTAAAAAGGTGATAAATTATCACCGTTATTTATATCACGTTTTGAATAAACAAGAGATTTCAGCTCCTGCTTTAGATTCTTTAAAACACGAACTTTACAAATTAGAACAGCAATTCCCGGAATTTATCAGTCCTGACTCACCTACTCAAAGAGTGGCAGGTCGTCCCTTAAAGGGTTTTAAAAAAGTAGAACATAAAGTTCCCATGCTTTCAATAGAGGATATTTTTTCTGAAAAAGAATTGCAAGAATGGGAAGATTACTTAAAAAGATTAATTCCTTCTCAAAAATTTGAATGGTTTGCAGAGTTAAAAATTGATGGTTTTGCCATTACTTTGCTTTACAAAAATGGTATTTTGGAACGTGGTGCCACGAGAGGAAACGGTAAGGTTGGTGAGGATGTTACTCAGAATCTTAAAACAATTGAAAGTATTCCTTTAAAAATAAGAATTCACTCTTTACCAGATTTTGATTTTAATTTATCAAAAGAAACAAAGAACAATATTGAGAGATTAATTAATTGGGGAATGATTGAAATTCGGGGTGAGGTTTATATGGAAAAAAGAGATTTTGAAAAACTAAACAAAAAAATGCAAAAAAGGGGAGAAAAAACCTTTGCTAATCCAAGAAATCTGGCTGCGGGGTCAATACGGCAGTTAGACCCAACAATAGCTGGTTCCCGCCCTTTAAAATTTTTTGCCTATGATATAATTACAAACTTAGGTCAAAAGAAACATTCTCAGGAACACAAGATTTTATCTATGTTAGGTTTTAAAACCGACCTCGGTAAAGAATGTAAAAATCTAACAGAAGTTATAAATTATTATGCAGAGACAAGTGAGAAAAGAGAAAATTTCCCTTTTCAGATTGATGGTGTTGTGCTAAGCGTTGATAACAATCAATTATTTGATAAACTTGGCGTAGTTGGAAAAAGTCCAAAAGGTATAAGGGCTTTTAAATTCCCGTCAAAACAAGCGGCAACTATTATTAAAGACATAAAATTACAAATTGGAAGAACCGGAGCTGTAACTCCGGTAGCCGTCTTGAAACCGGTAGAGATTGATGGGGTAGTGATTTCCCGAGCTACTTTACACAACGAAGACGAAATAAAGAAATTGGGGGTTAGAATCGGAGATACGGTTATTGTAGAAAGAGCAGGAGACGTAATACCTTCTGTATCTAAAGTTTTACCAAAGCTGAGAACAGGGAAAGAGGAAAAATTTAAAATGCCGAGATTTTGTCCTTCCTGCCAAACAAAATTAGTAAAACCGGAAAAAGAAGTTGTTTGGCGTTGTCTAAATCCAAAATGCTTTGCGAGAAGAAGGAAATATTTTTATCATTTTATCTCAAAAGGAGCTTTTGATGTCGTAGGTTTGGGACCAAAAATTATTAATAAACTAATTGAAGAAGGTTTGGTTTCTGACCCGGCTGATTTATTTAATTTAAAAGAAGGTGATATTTCACTCTTAGAAAGATTTGCTGAAAAATCTGCCAAAAATTTAATTACAGCCATACAATCAAAAAAAGAAATTACTCTTCCTAAATTTATTTTTGCTTTGGGAATTAGAAATGTTGGCGAGAAAACAGCCTATCTTTTAGCTAAGAAATTCGGTTCCATAGAAAATTTAAAAAAAGCTTCTCCTTCTGATTTGGAAAGAATAAGAGACATTGGTTTTGCAGTGGCTGATTCAATTTATGATTTTTTTCACAAAAAAAGAAATTTAGAATTATTAAAAAAACTGAAAAAAGCTGGAGTGAAAATTGGAAGGAAGGAAAGAACTAAATACCAACCCTTAAGAGGAAGAACTTTTGTTTTAACCGGAGCCTTAGAAACTTTAACCAGGGATGAAGCGAAAAAAAGAATAAGAGAACTTGGCGGAGAGATTTCCGAATCAGTATCGGAAAAGATAGATTATGTAATTGTTGGCGAAAAGCCTGGCTCGAAACTTAAAGAAGTCAAAAAATTTGGCATAAAGAGAATAGGGGAACAGGAATTTTTAAAACTAATTCAATGA